A portion of the uncultured Draconibacterium sp. genome contains these proteins:
- a CDS encoding lysine 2,3-aminomutase yields the protein MNYKPYSLHNFRQIPQMDFLSEEQKLEIEVVGTVLPFKTDNYVVDELIDWNNFERDPFFILNFPQREMLDKGSFDKIASLITKNAPRNTIQEEVNKIRLKLNPNPAGQESNVPVFNGKKLSGIQHKYRETMLFFPTQGQTCHAYCTFCFRWPQFALNDFKFAMKEADTLVEYLKANPHVSDVLFTGGDPAVMKTKFFETYFNAILEADIPNLRNIRIGTKSLAYWPYRYTTDEDADDLMRLFEKVKKRGINIALMAHFNHPGELKTVAVQKAVKRLTGAGVQIRSQSPLLHHINDHSDIWAENWKEQVKLGIIPYYMFIARNTGAQDYFAVTLDRAWKIFRSAYNQVSGVCRTVKGPSMSCNPGKVQIVGVSEVAGKKAFVLNFLQGRDPNWVGRPFFAEFDPDAIWLDDLKPAFGESNFFYEQAFLELLA from the coding sequence ATGAATTATAAACCTTATTCTCTTCATAACTTCAGGCAAATTCCGCAGATGGATTTTCTTTCTGAAGAACAGAAACTGGAAATAGAAGTGGTTGGAACGGTTTTACCATTTAAAACTGATAATTATGTAGTTGATGAGTTGATCGACTGGAATAATTTTGAACGTGATCCGTTTTTTATACTCAATTTTCCGCAGCGAGAAATGTTAGATAAAGGCAGTTTTGATAAAATTGCTTCGTTAATAACAAAAAATGCTCCCCGAAATACTATCCAGGAAGAAGTTAATAAAATCAGGTTAAAGCTTAATCCCAACCCTGCCGGACAAGAAAGTAATGTGCCGGTATTTAATGGAAAAAAACTTAGCGGAATCCAACACAAGTACCGCGAAACCATGTTGTTTTTCCCAACTCAGGGACAAACCTGTCATGCATATTGCACATTTTGTTTTCGGTGGCCACAGTTTGCGCTAAACGATTTTAAGTTTGCCATGAAAGAGGCAGACACCTTAGTTGAATACCTGAAAGCCAATCCACACGTAAGCGATGTACTGTTTACAGGAGGCGATCCGGCGGTGATGAAAACCAAATTCTTTGAGACTTATTTTAATGCTATTCTAGAGGCCGATATTCCAAACTTGCGCAACATTCGTATCGGAACAAAATCGTTGGCCTACTGGCCTTATCGTTATACAACCGACGAAGATGCGGATGATTTAATGCGACTATTCGAGAAGGTTAAAAAGAGGGGAATTAACATTGCATTGATGGCACACTTCAATCATCCGGGAGAATTGAAAACTGTGGCCGTCCAGAAGGCGGTAAAACGATTGACTGGTGCGGGAGTACAAATTCGTTCGCAATCGCCGTTACTACATCATATTAACGATCATAGCGATATTTGGGCCGAAAACTGGAAAGAACAGGTGAAATTGGGAATAATTCCATACTACATGTTTATCGCCAGAAATACCGGAGCACAAGATTATTTTGCCGTTACGCTCGACAGAGCCTGGAAAATTTTCAGAAGTGCCTACAATCAGGTTAGTGGCGTTTGTCGTACTGTTAAAGGGCCAAGTATGTCGTGCAACCCGGGAAAAGTACAAATTGTTGGAGTAAGCGAAGTGGCTGGGAAGAAAGCATTTGTATTAAACTTTTTGCAAGGACGTGATCCGAACTGGGTGGGACGACCGTTTTTTGCCGAGTTTGATCCGGATGCAATCTGGCTCGACGATTTGAAACCGGCTTTTGGCGAATCGAACTTCTTTTACGAACAAGCCTTTCTCGAATTACTTGCTTAA
- the rodA gene encoding rod shape-determining protein RodA — translation MPRRNNILANIDWLTVGLYVLMLFLGWFNIYAALYSDEHQSIFDVTQQYGKQLMWIGAASVIALVIMLLEVNFYVFFSYIIYGILMLLLLLVPFIGKEINGARSWFEIGPILFQPAEFTKSATALALARYMSTHGFKLQTTKSLLTIAAIIFGPVILILLQNDTGSALVYFSFVLVLYREGLSGVVLFFGTLVAILFVLALVLTNLTLALIMVGVALVMFLIFNPKLKKFFNIALIYALAIGFFILLSYVIKTKFELAQFILAGAVVGSLIVLYNSVRNKMTNYTKIAIVFIGSILFTISVDYGFEHFLEPHHQVRINELLGIESNPQGAGYHVNQSKIAIGSGGMWGKGYLEGTQTKFDFVPEQSTDFIFCTVGEEWGFAGTLSIILLFMFLFMRLIWLAERQRSTFSRIYGYSVAVVLFFHFMVNIGMTIGMMPVIGIPLPFFSYGGSSLWSFTILLFIFIRLDASRLEKLSG, via the coding sequence ATGCCAAGAAGAAATAACATATTAGCAAATATTGATTGGTTAACCGTTGGCCTGTATGTGCTGATGCTGTTTTTAGGCTGGTTTAACATTTATGCAGCTTTATACAGCGACGAGCATCAAAGTATTTTTGATGTTACTCAACAATACGGAAAACAGTTGATGTGGATTGGCGCAGCTTCGGTTATAGCATTGGTTATAATGTTGTTGGAGGTCAATTTTTACGTTTTCTTCTCTTACATAATCTACGGAATATTAATGTTGCTGCTTTTATTGGTACCATTTATTGGCAAGGAGATTAACGGAGCCCGGTCGTGGTTCGAAATAGGACCTATTTTGTTTCAACCGGCAGAATTTACAAAATCGGCAACTGCTTTGGCGCTGGCGCGCTATATGAGTACCCATGGTTTTAAACTCCAAACAACAAAATCGTTACTAACTATTGCGGCAATAATATTCGGTCCTGTGATTTTAATTTTGTTGCAAAACGATACCGGATCAGCATTGGTTTATTTTTCGTTTGTTTTGGTATTGTACCGCGAAGGTTTATCCGGAGTAGTACTGTTCTTCGGCACATTGGTCGCTATTCTTTTTGTGCTGGCGCTGGTATTAACCAACCTTACTTTAGCCTTAATTATGGTAGGGGTAGCCTTGGTAATGTTCCTTATCTTTAATCCAAAACTAAAGAAGTTTTTCAATATAGCCCTTATTTATGCATTGGCCATCGGCTTTTTTATTCTTTTAAGTTATGTGATAAAAACAAAATTCGAACTGGCACAATTTATTCTTGCCGGAGCAGTAGTTGGTTCGTTAATAGTACTTTACAATAGCGTTCGTAATAAGATGACTAATTATACAAAAATAGCGATTGTATTTATTGGTTCAATATTATTTACCATCTCGGTTGATTATGGTTTTGAGCATTTTTTGGAGCCTCACCACCAGGTGCGAATAAACGAGCTACTTGGGATTGAATCGAATCCGCAGGGTGCCGGCTACCACGTAAATCAAAGCAAAATTGCCATAGGTTCGGGCGGAATGTGGGGTAAAGGCTACCTTGAAGGAACCCAAACCAAGTTTGATTTTGTACCCGAGCAAAGTACCGATTTTATATTCTGTACTGTTGGCGAAGAATGGGGTTTTGCCGGAACCCTGTCTATAATTTTGCTTTTTATGTTCTTGTTTATGCGCCTTATTTGGCTTGCCGAGCGGCAACGATCAACCTTTTCGCGTATTTACGGTTATTCGGTTGCTGTAGTCTTGTTTTTTCATTTCATGGTTAACATTGGAATGACAATTGGAATGATGCCGGTAATTGGAATCCCGCTACCGTTTTTTAGTTACGGAGGTTCATCACTTTGGTCGTTTACCATATTGCTGTTTATATTCATTCGTCTCGATGCCAGTCGGTTGGAGAAATTATCAGGCTAA
- the mreD gene encoding rod shape-determining protein MreD encodes MARELIRYIIMFIVLVLTQVLFLNQVQMSGFANPYIYILFIMLLPVNAPRYVLLLGAFFIGLSIDIFSNTLGVHAFASVFIAFLRPLIIRAITNREEDMEDYPGLAQNGLGWFVYYTAIMVFLHHVALFFIEVFTFTDILGTLYRIVLSSLFSIFVIVLSQFIVFRD; translated from the coding sequence ATGGCGCGGGAATTAATTAGATATATCATCATGTTTATAGTGCTTGTGCTAACGCAAGTGCTGTTTTTAAACCAGGTGCAGATGAGTGGATTTGCAAATCCATACATCTACATTTTGTTTATCATGTTGCTTCCTGTAAATGCACCACGTTATGTGCTTCTTTTGGGGGCATTCTTTATTGGTCTCAGCATCGATATCTTTTCAAATACCCTGGGAGTTCACGCATTTGCGTCGGTGTTTATTGCATTTCTGCGACCGCTTATTATTCGGGCAATTACCAACCGCGAAGAAGATATGGAAGATTACCCCGGCCTGGCGCAAAACGGACTGGGCTGGTTTGTGTACTACACGGCAATTATGGTATTTCTTCATCATGTCGCACTTTTCTTTATCGAGGTATTCACTTTTACAGATATTCTGGGAACTTTATATCGTATCGTTTTAAGTTCGTTGTTTTCAATTTTTGTTATAGTTTTAAGCCAGTTTATTGTATTCCGCGATTAA
- the mrdA gene encoding penicillin-binding protein 2, translated as MNNLSKRSYIVAAVFAVVGLIYAIDLFRLQVLESDYKQYATNNVLREVVQYPARGLVYDRNGELLVYNKTAYDLMITPREVEQFDTLLLCNLLDITRPELEEGIAKAKHYSRYKPSVLIKQISPENFALLQEQLYKFKGFHSQTRTLREYTHPVAAHVLGYVGEVNANDIKRDTYYKSGDYIGQSGVERTYEKQLRGVKGVKKYMVDVHNRIQGSYLNGGEDKPAEIGKNLVSTIDIDLQVYAEELFQNKKGAVVAIEPKTGEILAMLSAPTYDPGLLVGRVRGKNFSHLQNDTLMPLFDRSLQARYPPGSTFKPFNILIGLQEGAINTSTHIVCNGPLSSPIKCTHNHVTPTSVIDAVRESCNPFLWNTFRNTINKYPTTAEGFHVWSEYVKRFGLGQKVSAEFYNENSGLRPTVEYYNRMHKGDWWRALTVRSLAIGQGEMGTTPLQMANLAAILANRGYYYQPHIIKEVENDTVRSSFSVKHETGIEDQYFEPVYEGMRQVTIARLNRSVPGISYCGKTGTIENNQGIDHGAYMAFAPEEDPQIAICVYVEHSKWGASYAAPIASLLIEKYLNDSIANNRLRYEKQMMEAVLTDPHNPELAD; from the coding sequence ATGAATAATTTGTCGAAACGAAGTTATATTGTTGCAGCGGTTTTTGCTGTTGTTGGCTTAATCTATGCTATCGATTTATTTCGGTTGCAGGTATTGGAGTCCGACTACAAACAATACGCTACCAATAACGTTTTGCGCGAGGTTGTTCAATACCCGGCTCGTGGCCTGGTTTACGATAGGAACGGCGAATTGCTGGTTTACAATAAAACAGCGTACGACCTGATGATCACACCTCGCGAAGTGGAGCAGTTTGATACGCTTTTGCTTTGTAACTTATTAGATATTACCCGCCCCGAGCTGGAAGAAGGAATTGCCAAAGCAAAACATTATTCGCGGTATAAACCGTCGGTGCTAATTAAACAAATATCTCCCGAAAATTTTGCCTTGTTGCAAGAACAGCTCTATAAATTCAAGGGATTTCACTCACAAACCAGGACATTGCGCGAATATACACACCCGGTAGCAGCTCATGTTTTGGGGTATGTAGGCGAGGTTAATGCAAACGACATTAAACGTGATACCTACTACAAATCGGGCGACTACATTGGGCAAAGCGGAGTGGAAAGAACTTACGAAAAGCAGCTCAGAGGAGTTAAAGGCGTAAAAAAATACATGGTTGATGTGCACAACCGAATTCAAGGCTCGTACCTGAACGGCGGGGAAGATAAACCGGCAGAAATTGGTAAAAACCTGGTGTCGACAATTGATATTGATTTGCAGGTTTACGCAGAAGAACTTTTTCAGAATAAAAAAGGTGCTGTTGTTGCCATCGAACCAAAAACCGGCGAGATCCTTGCTATGCTGAGCGCGCCAACTTACGATCCGGGTTTGCTGGTGGGGCGGGTTCGTGGAAAAAACTTTAGCCACCTGCAAAACGATACTTTAATGCCCTTGTTCGATCGTTCCTTACAAGCGCGTTATCCACCGGGATCTACATTCAAACCATTCAACATTTTAATTGGCTTGCAGGAGGGCGCGATCAATACCTCAACGCATATTGTTTGTAATGGCCCGTTATCGAGTCCAATCAAGTGTACGCACAATCACGTTACGCCCACGAGTGTAATCGATGCAGTGCGCGAGTCATGTAATCCGTTTTTGTGGAATACGTTCCGAAATACAATCAATAAATACCCAACAACTGCTGAAGGATTTCATGTGTGGAGTGAGTATGTAAAACGTTTTGGTCTGGGACAAAAAGTAAGTGCCGAGTTTTATAATGAAAATTCCGGATTACGGCCAACCGTTGAGTATTATAACCGGATGCATAAAGGAGATTGGTGGCGGGCTTTAACAGTGCGTTCGCTGGCAATTGGTCAGGGCGAAATGGGAACAACTCCATTACAAATGGCCAACCTGGCAGCTATTCTGGCCAATAGAGGGTACTATTATCAACCCCACATTATTAAGGAGGTTGAGAATGATACCGTAAGAAGCAGTTTTTCTGTTAAACACGAAACCGGAATTGAAGATCAGTATTTCGAGCCTGTATATGAAGGAATGCGACAGGTTACCATTGCACGTTTGAATCGTTCGGTTCCCGGAATCAGCTATTGTGGAAAAACCGGAACCATTGAAAATAATCAGGGAATCGACCATGGAGCGTATATGGCTTTTGCACCTGAAGAAGATCCGCAAATAGCAATTTGTGTTTATGTAGAACACAGCAAATGGGGGGCAAGTTACGCAGCGCCAATTGCAAGTTTATTGATTGAAAAATACCTTAACGATAGCATTGCCAACAACCGACTTCGGTACGAAAAACAAATGATGGAGGCTGTTTTAACAGATCCGCACAACCCTGAATTAGCAGATTAA
- a CDS encoding ACP phosphodiesterase — MNYLAHLHLSGESEKMLVGNFIGDYIKGNKYLQFESEIAKGILLHRQIDSYTDAHPIQREARLVFRHEFGLYSGIVVDFIYDHFLAKNWEKYSAVGLPVFAKRVHAILLSHFSVLPVRVQGFLPFLIQNKRLLSYASVEGIIQSLKIMGKHSSLPSKSEKVESILLNNYAELELNFTAFFNELLNFVSEIHNVEIKKPDYTTGL, encoded by the coding sequence ATGAACTATTTAGCACATCTACACCTATCGGGTGAGTCGGAAAAAATGCTTGTTGGAAATTTTATTGGCGATTACATAAAAGGCAACAAGTATTTGCAATTCGAAAGTGAAATTGCCAAAGGCATTTTACTGCACCGCCAAATAGATTCGTATACTGACGCACATCCTATACAAAGAGAAGCACGCCTGGTGTTTCGTCACGAGTTTGGCTTGTATTCGGGCATTGTTGTCGATTTTATTTACGATCATTTTTTGGCTAAGAACTGGGAAAAATACTCCGCTGTTGGTTTACCGGTTTTTGCCAAACGTGTTCATGCAATCTTGCTGTCTCATTTTAGTGTACTGCCTGTTCGGGTTCAGGGATTTTTACCTTTTCTTATTCAGAACAAGCGCCTGCTTTCGTATGCCTCGGTTGAGGGAATTATTCAATCATTGAAAATAATGGGCAAACATTCCAGTCTTCCATCAAAATCTGAAAAAGTTGAATCCATTCTTCTGAATAACTATGCTGAGCTGGAATTGAACTTTACAGCCTTTTTTAACGAGCTGCTTAATTTTGTTTCCGAAATACATAACGTAGAAATAAAAAAGCCCGATTATACAACCGGGCTCTGA